Proteins from a single region of Pithys albifrons albifrons isolate INPA30051 chromosome 12, PitAlb_v1, whole genome shotgun sequence:
- the HSD17B2 gene encoding 17-beta-hydroxysteroid dehydrogenase type 2 isoform X2, translating into MSIPSAVNHYPASILFRRWSCQAEGMKGSDTGIGHALAKYLDSLGFVVFAGVLDKDGPGAEELKKTCSGRLSLLQLDITSATQVKEAYLKVSEKVQNTGLWGVVNNAGILGFPADGELLPMSTYRQCMEVNFFGAVEVSKTFLPLLRKSQGRLVNMSSMAGGIPLPRYAAYGASKAALSMFSGVMRQELSKWGIKVAAIHPSGFRTGIQGTSDLWDKQEKELMENLPADTRQAYGEDYLLGLRRYLLQLPTCCDPDLSPVLGNVLHALLARRPHGLYTPGKGAYLLLCIFCCFPLWLYDFFISKMLSAESVPRELRTSEDEGKNL; encoded by the exons GAAGCGACACCGGCATTGGACATGCACTGGCAAAATACCTGGACAGCCTGGGGTTTGTGGTGTTTGCTGGGGTTTTGGACAAGGATGGGCCTGGTGCTGAGGAGCTGAAGAAGACCTGCTCTGGGAGGCTGtctctcctgcagctggatATAACCAGTGCCACCCAAGTCAAGGAGGCCTATCTGAAAGTCTCAGAGAAGGTGCAAAATACAG GACTCTGGGGGGTTGTGAACAACGCAGGGATCCTGGGTTTCCCTGctgatggtgagctgctgccCATGAGCACCTACAGGCAGTGCATGGAGGTGAACTTCTTTGGGGCCGTGGAGGTGTCCAAGACCTTCTTGCCGTTACTTCGGAagtcccagggcaggctggtCAACATGTCCAGCATGGCAG GAGGCATTCCACTACCGAGGTATGCTGCTTATGGTGCATCAAAAGCAGCTCTGTCCATGTTTTCTGGAGTAATGAGGCAAGAGCTTTCCAAATGGGGAATTAAAGTTGCTGCAATTCATCCATCAGGCTTCAGGACAG GTATCCAAGGCACATCCGACCTGTGGGATAAGCAGGAAAAGGAGCTGATGGAGAACCTCCCAGCAGACACAAGGCAGGCCTATGGTGAGGACTATCTCCTGGGGCTGAGGAGGTACCTGCTCCAACTGCCCACCTGCTGTGACCCCGacctgtcccctgtgctgggcaatGTCCTGCACGCTCTGCTGGCCAGGAGACCACACGGCCTGTACACCCCTGGCAAAGGGGCTTACCTGCTCCTCTGCAtcttctgctgcttccctctCTGGCTCTATGACTTCTTCATTAGTAAGATGCTGAGTGCTGAGTCTGTTCCAAGGGAGCTGAGAACATCAGAAGATGAAGGCAAAAACCTCTAA